CTTCAAGCCGTAGGCCACGTTCTCGAAGACGCTCTTCGGGAAGGGGTTGGGGCGCTGGAAGACCATCCCCACCCGCCGACGCAGCTCGTAGACGTCGGTGCCGCTTTCGAAAATGTTCATCTCATTCAGCCGGATTTTACCTCTAATCCTGCAGGTGGGGTTCAGGTCGTGCAAGCGGTTTATCGCGCGCAACAGGGTACTCTTCCCGCAGCCCGAGGGCCCCATGATGGCGGTGACCGCCTTCTCGGGGATAGCGCAGGAGATGTCCCTGAGGACCTGGGTGTCGTCGAACCAGAGGTCGAGCTTTTCGATGGTGACCTTGGCCACCATCTCTTCGGGCAAGACTACCCGGTGGGTCAGTTGGACGTCTACCATTTCTTCCCCTTCCTGGCCCGAATGCGGAAGAAGATCGCCGCACCGTTGACCAGCAGCACGAGCGCCAAAAGAACGAGGGCGGTTCCGTAGGCCATGGCCGTCTGCTCGACGGGATGGGTTCCCTCGGTCATCAGCGCGTATATGTGGTAGGGCAGCGCCATGACCTTGCTGAAAAGGCCGGTGGGCAAACGCTTGGTGAAGAAGACGGCGGCGGTGAACATGATGGGGGCAGTCTCGCCGGCGGCGCGCCCGACGGCCAGAATCACGCCGGTCAGAATCTGGGAAACGGCCGCGGGGAGGACGACCCGGACGGTGGTGTGCCAGCGGGTGGCCCCCAGGGCCAGGGAGGCTTCCCGGAAGCTCCTCGGGATGGACTTCAGCGCCTCCTCGGTGGCGCGAATGATGGTGGGGAGGACCATCAGGCCCAGAGTCAGGCTCCCCACCAGAACACAGGCGCCGAAGCCGAGGAAGTTCACGAACAGCCTTTGGTTCGATTCCGCTGCGGCCACGCGGCCGGTGAGTCCGCAGACTCCGGTCGCATCGCAGAGTGCGTCGGCAACACGGTAGATCGGACCGCACTCCGCCGAGCGGATCAGCCAAGCGCTGTCCGTCGTCGTGATGATCCGGTAGTCGCTCAGAACGAGCGGGGCCGTTGGATCGCCGGC
Above is a genomic segment from bacterium containing:
- a CDS encoding ABC transporter permease subunit; amino-acid sequence: MYGLTDGEQVAALPTCGKARRVFVDRGIVYVLGLRSVLVVDAGDPTAPLVLSDYRIITTTDSAWLIRSAECGPIYRVADALCDATGVCGLTGRVAAAESNQRLFVNFLGFGACVLVGSLTLGLMVLPTIIRATEEALKSIPRSFREASLALGATRWHTTVRVVLPAAVSQILTGVILAVGRAAGETAPIMFTAAVFFTKRLPTGLFSKVMALPYHIYALMTEGTHPVEQTAMAYGTALVLLALVLLVNGAAIFFRIRARKGKKW